A section of the Engystomops pustulosus chromosome 3, aEngPut4.maternal, whole genome shotgun sequence genome encodes:
- the HDLBP gene encoding vigilin, whose amino-acid sequence MSSVAVLTQESFDEHRSGLTQPAVRVAALESEEENDPPTYKDAFPPLPEKSVAGETTSEPAGAWSKIRPIKSSIITQVFHVPLEERRYKDMAQFGEGEQAKICLDIMQKTGAQLELSLAKDQGLSIMVSGKLDSVMKARKEIVTRLQTQASASIAIPKEHHRFVIGKSGEKLQDLELKTATKIQVPRPDDASNQIKITGTKEGIEKARHEILLISAEQDKRAVERLEVEKAYHPFIAGPYNKTVNDIMHETGTRINIPPPSVNKTEIVCMGEKDQLAQAVARIRQIYEEKKKKTTSIAVEVRKSQHKYVIGPKGNSLQEILERTGVSVEIPPSDSSSETVILRGEPEKLGQALTEVYAKANSFTVASVSAPSWLHRFIIGKKGQNLAKITQQIPKVHIEFTEGEDKISLEGPTEDVTVAQQQMEALVTDLISRMDFAEINIDHRFHRHLIGKSGTNINRIKEQYKVSVRIPQDSEKSSQIRIEGDPQGVQQAKKELLELASRMENERTKDLIVDQKFHRTIIGQKGERIREIREKFPDVIINFPDPATKSDIVQLRGPKNEVEKCTKYLMKMVSEMVENSYSISVPIFKQFHKNIIGKGGANIKKIREECNTKIDLPAENSNSEMIVITGKKSNCEAARDRILAIQKELANITELEVSIPSKLHNSLIGAKGRFIRSIMEECGGVHIHFPSEGSGSDTVTIRGPAQDVERAKKQLLQLAEEKQTKSFTAELRAKPEYHKFLIGKGGGNIRKVRDQTGARIIFPTAEDKDQQLITIVGTEEAVKEAQKELESLIKSLDNIVEDNMSVDPKHHRHFVIKRGQVLREIAEEYGGVTVSFPRSGVQSDRVTLKGAKECVEAAKKRIQDIIEELEARVTIEIMIPQRFHRSIMGLKGSRIQQLSREHNVQIKFPDREDNTQAASNVESPAQENGEGAEKVAADPGSPKKCDLILISGRKEKCDAASEALKALVPVSIEVEVPYDLHRYIIGQKGAGIRKMMDEFDVNIQVPAPELQCDLITITGLSAYLDRAKAGLLERVKELQAEQEDRALRSFKLAVSVDPKYHPKIIGRKGAVISQIRSEHDVNIQFPDKSDENQDQITITGYEKNTEAAKEAILQIVGDLEQMVSEDLTLDHRVHARIIGARGKAIRKIMDEFKVDIRFPQSGAPDPNLVTVSGKPEDVDEAIDHLLNLEEEYMSDVVENEVMQSYMKPPSQEENKPQPSKGFVVRDAPWAAGNSSDKAPDMTSSEDFPSFGAPVAHKTSPWGPKRLNAC is encoded by the exons ATGAGCTCGGTGGCGGTTCTTACCCAGGAAAGCTTTGATGAACATCGCAGTGGTCTGACCCAACCAGCGGTCAGAG TGGCAGCCCTGGAGTCGGAGGAGGAAAATGATCCCCCCACTTACAAGGATGCATTCCCACCCCTCCCCGAGAAGTCTGTTGCCGGCGAGACCACTTCTGAGCCTGCAGGTGCATGGAGCAAAATTCGGCCTATTAAGTCTTCCATTATCACTCAG GTGTTCCATGTTCCTCTGGAAGAGCGTCGATACAAGGACATGGCTCAGTTTGGGGAGGGCGAGCAGGCCAAGATTTGCTTAGACATCATGCAGAAGACTGGGGCTCAGCTTGAACTCTCCCTAGCCAAAGATCAAGGCTTGTCTATCATGGTTTCTGGAAAGCTTGATTCTGTTATGAAAGCAAGAAAGGAGATAGTGACACGGCTGCAGACCCAG GCTTCTGCCTCCATTGCTATCCCCAAGGAACACCACCGTTTTGTGATTGGAAAAAGTGGAGAAAAGCTGCAGGACTTGGAATTGAAAACCGCTACCAAGATTCAAGTCCCCCGGCCCGATGATGCCAGTAACCAGATTAAGATCACTGGCACCAAAGAGGGCATTGAAAAAGCGCGGCATGAGATCCTGCTCATCTCAGCCGAGCAG GATAAACGAGCAGTGGAACGTTTGGAAGTTGAAAAGGCCTACCACCCTTTCATTGCTGGACCCTACAACAAGACTGTAAACGACATCATGCACGAAACTGGAACAAGAATAAACATCCCCCCTCCAAGTGTCAACAAAACCGAAATTGTTTGCATGGGCGAGAAAGATCAGCTGGCCCAAGCAGTGGCAAGAATCCGGCAGATTTACGAAGAAAAG AAGAAGAAAACCACCAGCATTGCAGTAGAGGTGAGAAAATCCCAACACAAGTATGTCATTGGCCCTAAAGGCAACAGCCTACAGGAGATCCTGGAGCGCACAGGAGTGTCTGTGGAGATACCACCCAGTGATAGCAGCTCAGAGACTGTCATCCTGCGTGGCGAACCTGAAAAACTCGGACAGGCGCTGACTGAAGTGTACGCCAAG GCTAACAGCTTCACTGTGGCCTCAGTCTCTGCTCCATCATGGCTGCATCGATTCATAATTGGGAAAAAAGGACAAAATTTGGCAAAGATCACACAGCAGATACCAAAG GTGCACATTGAGTTTACAGAAGGCGAAGACAAGATCTCTCTGGAGGGCCCTACAGAAGACGTGACTGTCGCCCAGCAGCAGATGGAAGCTCTTGTCACTGACCTG ATTTCCCGAATGGATTTTGCTGAAATAAATATTGACCACCGGTTCCACAGACACCTCATTGGAAAAAGTGGAACAAATA TTAATAGGATAAAGGAGCAGTACAAAGTGTCAGTCCGCATTCCCCAGGACAGTGAGAAGAGCAGTCAGATCCGAATTGAAGGTGATCCCCAAGGTGTACAGCAAGCAAAGAAAGAGCTGCTGGAGCTGGCTTCTCGCATG GAAAATGAGCGCACAAAGGACTTGATTGTCGATCAGAAATTCCATCGCACAATAATAGGACAGAAGGGCGAAAGAATTCGGGAGATTCGTGAGAAATTCCCTGAT GTTATAATTAACTTCCCAGATCCTGCCACCAAGAGCGACATTGTGCAACTGCGCGGCCCTAAGAATGAGGTGGAAAAGTGCACCAAGTATCTGATGAAGATGGTGTCTGAGATG GTGGAAAACAGTTACTCCATTTCTGTACCAATCTTTAAGCAGTTCCACAAAAATATCATTGGCAAGGGTGGTGCCAATATTAAGAAG ATCCGTGAAGAATGTAACACTAAAATTGACCTCCCAGCTGAGAACAGCAACTCTGAAATGATTGTCATCACCGGGAAGAAATCCAACTGTGAGGCTGCACGGGATAGGATTCTGGCTATTCAGAAAGAATTG GCTAACATAACTGAACTGGAGGTCAGTATTCCATCTAAACTGCACAACTCCCTTATCGGAGCCAAGGGACGCTTTATCCGATCTATTATGGAGGAGTGCGGAGGCGTGCACATCCACTTCCCAAGCGAGGGCTCTGGAAGCGATACCGTGACTATTCGTGGACCAGCTCAAGATGTCGAGAGGGCTAAAAAACAGCTGCTGCAACTGGCAGAGGAAAAG CAAACCAAGAGTTTTACTGCAGAGCTCAGAGCTAAGCCGGAATATCATAAGTTCTTGATCGGTAAAGGAGGAGGAAACATCCGCAAGGTGCGTGACCAAACTGGAGCCCGTATCATCTTCCCCACTGCTGAGGATAAAGACCAGCAGCTCATCACCATCGTGGGTACAGAGGAGGCCGTGAAGGAGGCACAGAAGGAACTGGAATCCCTTATCAAAAGCTTG GATAACATAGTAGAAGACAACATGTCTGTGGACCCCAAGCACCACCGTCACTTTGTAATCAAACGAGGACAAGTACTTCGGGAGATAGCAGAGGAGTATGGTGGGGTAACGGTTAGCTTCCCTCGTTCAGGCGTGCAGAGCGATCGTGTCACTTTGAAGGGCGCAAAGGAGTGCGTTGAGGCTGCCAAAAAAAGGATCCAGGATATCATTGAGGAATTG GAGGCTCGAGTCACCATTGAGATCATGATTCCTCAACGTTTCCATCGCTCCATTATGGGCCTGAAAGGTTCTCGTATCCAGCAGCTGTCAAGAGAACATAATGTACAGATAAAGTTCCCTGACCGTGAGGATAACACTCAGGCAG CCTCTAATGTGGAGTCACCAGCTCAAGAGAATGGAGAAGGGGCTGAGAAAGTTGCTGCAGACCCCGGCTCCCCTAAGAAATGTGACCTCATTCTGATCTCTGGGCGCAAGGAGAAGTGTGACGCCGCTAGTGAAGCTCTTAAG GCTCTTGTTCCCGTCAGCATCGAGGTGGAGGTGCCATATGATCTCCaccgttacatcattgggcagAAAGGGGCAGGCATCCGCAAGATGATGGATGAGTTTGAT GTTAATATCCAGGTCCCggccccagagctgcagtgtgaTCTAATAACCATCACTGGGCTTTCTGCCTACTTGGATCGCGCCAAAGCTGGTCTTCTGGAGAGGGTGAAGGAGCTGCAGGCTGAGCAggaggacagg GCATTGAGGAGCTTTAAGCTTGCCGTCTCTGTAGATCCAAAGTATCACCCAAAAATTATTGGCCGCAAAGGTGCAGTCATCAGCCAGATCCGTTCTGAACATGACGTCAACATCCAGTTTCCAGACAAGAGTGACGAAAACCAG GATCAGATCACCATCACTGGTTATGAGAAAAATACAGAGGCTGCCAAGGAGGCAATCCTGCAAATTGTTGGGGATCTGGAGCAGATGGTGTCAGAAGACCTTACCTTGGATCACCGCGTCCATGCACGGATTATTGGTGCCAGAGGCAAAGCCATACGCAAGATCATGGATGAATTCAAG GTGGACATTCGCTTTCCTCAGAGCGGAGCTCCTGATCCCAACCTTGTGACTGTATCTGGAAAACCTGAGGATGTGGATGAAGCAATTGATCATCTGCTGAATCTGGAGGAGGAATAT ATGTCTGATGTGGTAGAGAATGAAGTGATGCAATCCTACATGAAGCCACCATCTCAGGAAGAGAACAAGCCCCAGCCATCCAAGGGCTTTGTTGTTCGTGATGCTCCATGGGCAGCAGGAAACAGCAGTGACAAG GCTCCGGACATGACCAGCTCTGAGGACTTCCCAAGCTTTGGGGCTCCAGTGGCCCATAAGACTTCTCCATGGGGCCCAAAAAGACTTAATGCCTGCTGA